Proteins found in one Bacillus subtilis subsp. subtilis str. 168 genomic segment:
- the tatCD gene encoding component of the twin-arginine pre-protein translocation pathway (Evidence 1a: Function from experimental evidences in the studied strain; PubMedId: 16698798, 19049517, 27984091; Product type t: transporter), whose protein sequence is MDKKETHLIGHLEELRRRIIVTLAAFFLFLITAFLFVQDIYDWLIRDLDGKLAVLGPSEILWVYMMLSGICAIAASIPVAAYQLWRFVAPALTKTERKVTLMYIPGLFALFLAGISFGYFVLFPIVLSFLTHLSSGHFETMFTADRYFRFMVNLSLPFGFLFEMPLVVMFLTRLGILNPYRLAKARKLSYFLLIVVSILITPPDFISDFLVMIPLLVLFEVSVTLSAFVYKKRMREETAAAA, encoded by the coding sequence ATGGATAAAAAAGAAACCCATCTGATCGGGCATTTAGAAGAGCTTCGCCGCCGGATTATCGTCACCCTTGCGGCATTTTTTCTATTTCTCATCACGGCTTTTTTGTTCGTACAGGACATTTATGACTGGCTGATCAGGGATTTGGATGGAAAGCTGGCTGTGCTAGGACCGAGTGAAATCCTCTGGGTGTATATGATGCTTTCCGGCATTTGTGCCATTGCGGCTTCTATCCCTGTTGCCGCGTACCAGCTGTGGCGTTTCGTTGCACCGGCGCTGACTAAAACGGAGCGCAAGGTGACGCTCATGTACATACCAGGTTTATTTGCGTTGTTTTTGGCGGGCATCTCCTTCGGATACTTTGTCTTGTTTCCGATCGTGCTCAGCTTTTTGACTCATTTATCCTCCGGCCACTTTGAAACGATGTTTACGGCTGACCGCTACTTTAGGTTTATGGTGAATTTGAGCCTGCCGTTCGGCTTCTTGTTTGAGATGCCCTTGGTGGTGATGTTTTTAACAAGGCTGGGCATCTTAAATCCTTACAGACTGGCCAAAGCGAGAAAGCTTTCCTATTTTCTGCTGATTGTCGTGTCCATATTGATTACACCGCCTGATTTTATTTCTGATTTTCTCGTGATGATCCCGCTTCTTGTCCTGTTTGAAGTGAGTGTCACCCTATCGGCGTTTGTCTACAAAAAGAGGATGAGGGAAGAAACAGCGGCGGCCGCTTAG
- the pcp gene encoding pyrrolidone-carboxylate (pyroglutamate) peptidase (Evidence 1a: Function from experimental evidences in the studied strain; PubMedId: 1362573, 28830929; Product type e: enzyme), which yields MRKKVLITGFDPFDKETVNPSWEAAKRLNGFETEEAIITAEQIPTVFRSALDTLRQAIQKHQPDIVICVGQAGGRMQITPERVAINLADARIPDNEGHQPIDEEISPDGPAAYWTRLPVKRMTAKMKEHGIPAAVSYTAGTFVCNYLFYGLMDHISRTSPHIRGGFIHIPYIPQQTIDKTAPSLSLDTIVRALRIAAVTAAQYDEDVKSPGGTLH from the coding sequence ATGAGAAAAAAAGTGCTGATCACAGGCTTTGACCCTTTTGACAAAGAAACCGTCAATCCATCATGGGAAGCGGCGAAACGGCTTAATGGCTTCGAGACAGAAGAAGCCATTATTACAGCGGAACAAATTCCAACCGTCTTTAGATCCGCTCTGGACACTCTGCGCCAAGCCATTCAAAAACATCAGCCAGATATCGTAATTTGTGTCGGCCAAGCAGGAGGACGGATGCAGATTACACCGGAACGAGTGGCAATCAACCTTGCAGATGCGCGAATCCCCGATAACGAAGGACATCAGCCGATTGATGAAGAGATTTCTCCAGATGGGCCCGCCGCTTACTGGACAAGGCTTCCCGTGAAACGAATGACTGCTAAGATGAAGGAACACGGCATTCCAGCTGCGGTTTCCTACACAGCGGGGACCTTTGTATGCAACTATTTGTTCTACGGGTTAATGGATCACATTAGCCGGACATCCCCACACATTCGCGGCGGTTTTATTCATATTCCTTACATTCCGCAGCAAACAATCGACAAAACAGCGCCGAGCCTCAGCCTGGACACGATTGTCCGGGCATTGAGAATCGCCGCTGTTACGGCCGCACAATATGATGAGGATGTGAAGTCACCGGGTGGTACGCTGCACTAA
- the tatAD gene encoding component of the twin-arginine pre-protein translocation pathway (Evidence 1a: Function from experimental evidences in the studied strain; PubMedId: 12867413, 15554971, 16678787, 19049517, 21479530, 27984091; Product type t : transporter) codes for MFSNIGIPGLILIFVIALIIFGPSKLPEIGRAAGRTLLEFKSATKSLVSGDEKEEKSAELTAVKQDKNAG; via the coding sequence ATGTTTTCAAACATTGGAATACCGGGCTTGATTCTCATCTTCGTCATCGCCCTCATTATTTTTGGCCCTTCCAAGCTGCCGGAAATCGGGCGTGCCGCCGGACGGACACTGCTGGAATTTAAAAGCGCCACAAAATCACTTGTGTCTGGTGATGAAAAAGAAGAGAAATCAGCTGAGCTGACAGCGGTAAAGCAGGACAAAAACGCGGGCTGA